A window of the Streptomyces sp. NBC_00454 genome harbors these coding sequences:
- a CDS encoding ABC transporter permease: MAPDTSTQIHNIGYRSYDGPRLGRAYARKSLFAQSLRGAYGLGRSAKSKVLPMLLFAVMCVPALILVAVAIAVPGSTSLPIKYTTYAMTTQVIVYLYLASQAPQSVSRDLRFKTVPLYFSRPIERVDYVLAKYAAMASALFILTATPLVIMYIGSLLAKFDFGDQTKGFGQALVSVLLLSLLFSGLGLVMAALTPRRGFGVAAIIAVLLIPYGAVSAVQAIAHETGSGGVIEWLGLFSPMSLIDGLQSAFLGADSGFPDSTGPSGAAGAVYLLVILALIAGSYAALMARYRKAGL; encoded by the coding sequence ATGGCGCCTGACACCTCGACCCAGATCCACAACATCGGCTACCGGTCCTACGACGGCCCCCGCCTCGGCCGCGCCTACGCCCGCAAGTCGCTGTTCGCGCAGTCCCTGCGCGGCGCGTACGGACTGGGCCGCTCGGCCAAGTCCAAGGTGCTGCCGATGCTGCTCTTCGCGGTGATGTGTGTTCCCGCGCTGATCCTCGTGGCGGTCGCGATCGCCGTGCCCGGCTCCACCTCGCTGCCGATCAAGTACACGACGTACGCCATGACCACTCAGGTGATCGTCTACCTCTACCTGGCCTCCCAGGCACCGCAGTCCGTCTCGCGGGACCTGCGCTTCAAGACCGTGCCGCTGTACTTCTCGCGGCCGATCGAGCGAGTGGACTACGTGCTGGCCAAGTACGCGGCCATGGCCTCGGCGCTGTTCATCCTCACCGCCACCCCGCTGGTGATCATGTACATCGGCTCGCTGCTCGCCAAGTTCGACTTCGGCGACCAGACCAAGGGATTCGGGCAGGCGCTGGTGTCGGTACTGCTGCTGTCGCTGCTCTTCTCCGGACTCGGCCTGGTCATGGCCGCCCTCACCCCGCGCCGCGGCTTCGGCGTCGCCGCCATCATCGCCGTGCTCCTGATCCCCTACGGCGCCGTGTCGGCCGTCCAGGCCATCGCCCACGAAACGGGCTCGGGCGGGGTCATCGAGTGGCTCGGCCTGTTCTCCCCGATGAGCCTCATCGACGGACTGCAGAGCGCGTTCCTCGGCGCCGACTCCGGCTTCCCCGACAGCACGGGCCCCTCGGGCGCCGCCGGCGCCGTCTACCTGCTCGTCATCCTCGCCCTCATCGCCGGCTCCTACGCCGCCCTGATGGCCCGCTACCGGAAGGCCGGGCTGTGA
- a CDS encoding copper resistance protein CopC translates to MTATAPAPSAARVRARALLPRLTLVLAALLAALFTAAVPASAHAALTASDPKDGAVVATAPAQVTLSFSEGVAMNGDSIRVLDPQGKRIDTGELRDLCSGNVIRYGTALRPGLADGTYTVAWQAISADSHPVSGAFTFSIGAPSRTAVTLPAQTAGDGPVAIAYDVARYAAYAGFAVLVGAACFILLCWRRGAAERPMQKLVVRAWVTLTVATLAMLLLRNPYTGSGNFADVFDLAGLKAVLETKSGASLVSRLLLLGAAALFIAVLFGAYARRHQSGGSNGNTGSGKGSAEAMEEDAGGESDLVFGLAIGGTVVAAGIAATWALAEHASTGLQPALAMPVDILHLLAVATWLGGLTALLVALHKVPGIERAAIRRFSTVAFVSVLVLAATGTYQSWRQVGSWSALTGTSYGQLLLVKLGLVGVLVAIASVSRKWTSRLAEAAPAGKPVKAKAKAKAVAQGDVSRETSAASASASTDPKRAAQLARQGAARRSAQEKQARDADPDRAGLRRSVLAEAGVALVLLAVTTVLTSTEPGRAAELETSRGSNAAAVPDRAVKITLPYDTGGQNGKGSVRLQLDPGRVGANTLHVWAETPDGRPVDLPEVKVSFTLAAKDIGPLPVVPEHAAPGHWSASGVQLPLAGDWRIDVTVRTSDIDQTTVQKNVKIG, encoded by the coding sequence ATGACGGCCACCGCCCCCGCCCCATCCGCGGCCCGCGTCCGTGCCAGGGCGCTCCTGCCGCGGCTCACGCTGGTCCTCGCAGCCCTGCTCGCGGCCTTGTTCACCGCGGCCGTCCCGGCCTCGGCGCACGCCGCGCTGACCGCGAGCGACCCCAAGGACGGGGCGGTGGTCGCCACGGCGCCCGCCCAGGTCACCCTCTCGTTCTCGGAGGGGGTCGCCATGAACGGCGATTCCATCCGCGTACTGGACCCGCAGGGCAAGCGCATCGACACCGGTGAACTGCGCGACCTCTGCAGCGGAAACGTCATCCGCTACGGCACCGCCCTGCGCCCCGGACTGGCCGACGGCACCTACACGGTCGCCTGGCAGGCCATTTCCGCCGACAGCCATCCGGTCTCCGGCGCCTTCACCTTCTCCATCGGAGCCCCCTCCCGGACCGCCGTCACGCTGCCTGCGCAGACCGCGGGCGACGGGCCCGTCGCCATCGCCTACGACGTCGCTCGCTACGCCGCCTACGCCGGGTTCGCCGTGCTCGTCGGCGCCGCCTGCTTCATCCTGCTGTGCTGGCGCCGGGGTGCCGCCGAGCGGCCGATGCAGAAGCTGGTCGTACGGGCCTGGGTCACGCTCACCGTGGCCACCCTCGCGATGCTCCTGCTCCGCAACCCCTACACGGGGTCCGGGAACTTCGCCGACGTCTTCGACCTCGCCGGGCTGAAGGCCGTCCTGGAGACCAAGTCCGGCGCCTCCCTCGTCTCGCGGCTGCTCCTCCTCGGCGCTGCCGCGCTCTTCATCGCCGTCCTGTTCGGCGCCTACGCACGGCGCCACCAGAGCGGCGGGAGCAACGGCAACACTGGCAGCGGCAAGGGCTCCGCCGAGGCCATGGAGGAGGACGCCGGGGGAGAGAGCGATCTCGTCTTCGGCCTCGCCATCGGCGGGACCGTCGTCGCCGCCGGCATCGCCGCCACCTGGGCGCTGGCCGAGCACGCTTCCACCGGCCTCCAGCCCGCCCTCGCCATGCCCGTCGACATCCTGCACCTGCTGGCCGTCGCCACCTGGCTCGGCGGGCTCACCGCGCTGCTCGTCGCTCTCCACAAGGTCCCGGGGATCGAGCGCGCGGCCATCCGGCGCTTCTCCACCGTCGCCTTCGTCAGCGTCCTCGTGCTCGCCGCCACCGGTACCTACCAGTCCTGGCGCCAGGTCGGCAGCTGGTCCGCCCTCACCGGGACCTCCTACGGGCAGCTCCTGCTCGTGAAGCTGGGCCTCGTCGGCGTCCTCGTCGCCATCGCCTCCGTCTCCCGGAAGTGGACCTCGCGGCTCGCCGAGGCGGCCCCGGCCGGGAAGCCGGTCAAGGCGAAGGCGAAGGCCAAGGCTGTCGCACAGGGCGATGTTTCACGTGAAACATCGGCCGCGTCGGCGTCTGCGTCCACCGACCCCAAGCGCGCCGCGCAGCTCGCCCGCCAGGGGGCCGCTCGGCGCAGCGCCCAGGAGAAGCAGGCACGCGACGCCGATCCGGACCGCGCGGGCCTGCGCCGGTCCGTGCTCGCCGAGGCGGGCGTCGCCCTGGTCCTGCTGGCCGTCACCACGGTTCTCACCAGCACCGAGCCCGGCCGCGCCGCCGAGCTGGAGACGAGCCGCGGCTCCAACGCCGCCGCCGTCCCCGACCGCGCGGTCAAGATCACCCTGCCGTACGACACGGGCGGCCAGAACGGCAAGGGCTCGGTCCGGCTCCAGCTGGATCCGGGCCGCGTCGGCGCGAACACCCTCCACGTCTGGGCCGAGACCCCCGACGGCCGGCCGGTGGACCTTCCCGAGGTCAAGGTCTCCTTCACCCTCGCGGCCAAGGACATCGGCCCGCTGCCCGTCGTGCCCGAACACGCCGCCCCCGGACACTGGAGCGCCTCGGGCGTCCAGCTGCCGCTGGCCGGCGACTGGCGGATCGACGTGACCGTCCGCACCTCCGACATCGACCAGACGACCGTCCAGAAGAACGTCAAGATCGGCTGA
- the pheA gene encoding prephenate dehydratase, whose translation MSATRFTYLGPEGTFTEAALRTLPEAATRELVPMVSVPAALDAVRNGEAAAALVPIENSVEGGVTSTLDELASGEPLMIYREVLLPIAFALLVRPGTKLSEIKTVTGHPVAQPQVRNWLRANLPDAVWESAASNADGARLVQEGRFDAAFAGEFAAVTYGLVPLVTEIHDAQNAETRFVLVGRPARPAAPTGADKTSVVLWMGDDRPGALLELLQEFAVRGVNLMLIQSRPTGEGIGNYCFAVDAEGHISDRRVGEALMGLKRTCPQIRFLGSYPRAGVAQGDVRATRSGTSDSDFTAASDWLTRCLDGRP comes from the coding sequence ATGTCGGCCACCCGCTTCACCTATCTCGGTCCCGAGGGCACCTTCACCGAAGCCGCCCTTCGCACCCTGCCCGAAGCCGCGACCCGGGAGCTCGTCCCGATGGTCTCGGTCCCGGCCGCCCTGGACGCCGTACGCAACGGGGAGGCCGCGGCAGCGCTGGTCCCGATCGAGAACTCGGTGGAGGGCGGGGTCACCTCGACCCTCGACGAGCTGGCCTCGGGCGAACCGCTGATGATCTACCGCGAGGTGCTGCTCCCGATCGCCTTCGCGCTGCTGGTCCGGCCGGGGACCAAGCTCTCGGAGATCAAGACCGTCACCGGGCACCCGGTGGCCCAGCCGCAGGTACGCAACTGGCTGCGGGCGAACCTGCCCGACGCGGTGTGGGAGTCGGCGGCCTCCAATGCCGACGGGGCCCGGCTGGTCCAGGAAGGCCGCTTCGACGCCGCCTTCGCGGGCGAGTTCGCGGCCGTCACCTACGGGCTGGTCCCGCTGGTCACCGAGATCCACGACGCGCAGAACGCGGAGACCCGCTTCGTGCTGGTCGGCCGCCCCGCCCGGCCGGCCGCGCCGACCGGCGCGGACAAGACCTCCGTCGTGCTGTGGATGGGCGACGACCGCCCCGGTGCTCTGCTGGAGCTGCTCCAGGAGTTCGCCGTCCGCGGGGTGAACCTGATGCTGATCCAGTCGAGGCCGACGGGCGAGGGCATCGGCAACTACTGCTTCGCCGTGGACGCCGAGGGCCACATTTCCGACCGCCGGGTCGGCGAGGCCCTCATGGGCCTGAAGCGGACCTGCCCGCAGATCCGCTTCCTCGGCTCGTATCCGCGCGCCGGTGTCGCTCAGGGTGATGTGCGTGCGACCCGGTCGGGGACCTCGGACAGCGATTTCACCGCTGCCTCGGACTGGCTGACCCGTTGCCTCGACGGGCGCCCGTAG
- a CDS encoding rhomboid-like protein, whose translation MIKPAEPEPSRPVRSWIRAAPGTHIWLLIIAVTSIVVVIVPDHLEHILLHRNSSNIHELARHPTRALLSSAFWIENPASLALYVLLFEIFHANVERWLGTLRWLLIVATGHITATLLSQRVVLMAIRDNRAPRSMVHVVDIGVSYGLATAVGVLTYRLPSPWRWFYLAGSVAFFGLPLATGGTFTDLGHAIALAVGLLAWPLTRHPHPRRHDEHVSRET comes from the coding sequence ATGATCAAGCCCGCCGAGCCCGAGCCTTCCAGGCCCGTGAGGTCCTGGATACGGGCAGCGCCCGGTACCCACATCTGGCTGCTGATCATCGCCGTCACGAGCATCGTCGTCGTGATCGTGCCTGACCACCTCGAACACATCCTGCTCCACCGCAACAGCAGCAATATCCACGAGCTGGCCCGGCACCCCACAAGAGCCCTGCTGAGCAGCGCCTTCTGGATCGAGAACCCGGCCTCGCTCGCCCTCTACGTCCTGCTCTTCGAGATCTTCCACGCCAACGTGGAACGCTGGCTCGGCACCCTGCGCTGGCTCCTGATCGTCGCGACCGGCCACATCACGGCCACCCTGCTCAGCCAGCGGGTCGTCCTCATGGCCATCCGGGACAACCGGGCCCCGCGCAGCATGGTCCACGTCGTCGACATCGGCGTCAGCTACGGACTCGCGACCGCCGTGGGGGTACTGACCTACCGTCTCCCCAGCCCCTGGCGATGGTTCTACCTGGCGGGCTCCGTGGCCTTCTTCGGGCTCCCCCTGGCCACCGGCGGCACCTTCACCGACCTGGGCCACGCCATCGCCCTCGCGGTGGGCCTGCTCGCCTGGCCGCTGACCCGCCACCCGCACCCGCGCAGGCACGACGAGCATGTTTCACGTGAAACATGA
- a CDS encoding ABC transporter ATP-binding protein yields MTIIDIDHTSRWFGNVVAVNDVTMRIGPGVTGLLGPNGAGKSTLINMMGGFLAPSTGTVTLDGTPIWRNEQVYKQIGVVPEREAMYDFLTGREFVVANAELHGLDDVAAQRALATVEMEYAQDRKISTYSKGMRQRVKMASALVHDPSVLLLDEPFNGMDPRQRMQLMELLRRMGDSGRTVLFSSHILEEVEQLASHIEVVVAGRHAASGDFRKIRRLMTDRPHRYLIRSSDDRALAAALIADPSTAGIEVDLKEGALRIQAVDFGRFTELLPRVAREHGIRLMTVSPSDESLESVFSYLVAA; encoded by the coding sequence GTGACCATCATCGACATCGACCACACCTCCCGCTGGTTCGGGAACGTCGTCGCCGTCAACGACGTGACCATGCGCATCGGTCCCGGAGTCACCGGCCTGCTGGGCCCCAACGGCGCCGGCAAGTCCACCCTCATCAACATGATGGGCGGCTTCCTCGCCCCCTCCACGGGCACCGTCACCCTCGACGGCACGCCGATCTGGCGCAACGAGCAGGTCTACAAGCAGATCGGCGTCGTGCCCGAGCGCGAGGCCATGTACGACTTCCTCACCGGCCGGGAGTTCGTCGTCGCCAACGCCGAACTGCACGGCCTCGACGACGTGGCGGCCCAGCGGGCACTGGCCACCGTCGAGATGGAGTACGCGCAGGACCGCAAGATCTCCACGTACTCCAAGGGCATGCGCCAGCGCGTGAAAATGGCCTCGGCCCTGGTCCACGACCCCTCGGTGCTCCTGCTCGACGAGCCGTTCAACGGCATGGACCCGCGTCAGCGCATGCAGCTCATGGAGCTGCTGCGGCGGATGGGCGACTCCGGCCGCACCGTGCTGTTCTCCTCGCACATCCTGGAGGAGGTCGAGCAGCTCGCCTCCCACATCGAGGTGGTCGTCGCCGGCCGGCACGCGGCCTCCGGTGACTTCCGCAAGATCCGCCGCCTGATGACGGACCGCCCCCACCGCTACCTCATCCGCTCCTCCGACGACCGGGCCCTCGCCGCGGCCCTGATCGCCGACCCGTCCACCGCCGGGATCGAGGTCGACCTCAAGGAAGGCGCCCTGCGCATCCAGGCCGTCGACTTCGGGCGCTTCACCGAGCTGCTGCCGCGGGTCGCCCGTGAGCACGGCATCCGGCTGATGACGGTCTCGCCCTCCGACGAGTCCCTCGAATCGGTCTTCTCCTACCTCGTCGCGGCCTGA
- the serS gene encoding serine--tRNA ligase encodes MIDLRLLREDPDRVRASQRARGEDVALVDALLSADERRRSSGMRFDELRNEQRSLGKLIPKASPEERTELLKKADQLKQNVKAAEAEQNEADEAAKTLLLQLGNIVHEDVPVGGEEDFTVLETHGTIRDFGAEGFEPKDHLELGESLGAIDVERGAKVSGSRFYYLTGVGALLELALVNAAIAQATEAGFIPMLTPALVRPRAMEGTGFLGQAAENVYHLEGDDLYLVGTSEVPLAAYHMDEIIDADKLPLRYAGFSPCFRREAGTYGKDTRGIFRVHQFDKVEMFSYVAPEEAEAEHQRLLEWEKQWLTSLELPFQVIDVATGDLGSSASRKFDCEAWIPTQGKYRELTSASNCDGFQARRLSVRYREGKKTAPLSTLNGTLCAVPRTIVAILENHQQADGTVRVPPVLRPYLGGREFLEPISK; translated from the coding sequence GTGATTGACCTCCGGCTGCTCCGTGAAGACCCTGACCGTGTCCGCGCCTCGCAGCGCGCCCGTGGAGAGGACGTCGCGCTCGTCGACGCACTGCTCTCCGCCGACGAGCGCCGCAGGTCCTCCGGCATGCGATTCGACGAACTGCGCAATGAGCAAAGGTCGCTCGGCAAGCTCATTCCCAAGGCCTCTCCGGAGGAGCGGACCGAGCTGCTGAAGAAGGCCGATCAGCTCAAGCAGAACGTCAAGGCGGCCGAAGCCGAGCAGAACGAGGCGGACGAAGCCGCCAAGACGCTGCTGCTCCAGCTCGGCAACATCGTCCACGAGGACGTGCCCGTCGGCGGTGAAGAGGACTTCACCGTCCTGGAGACGCACGGCACCATCCGCGACTTCGGCGCCGAGGGCTTCGAGCCCAAGGACCACCTGGAGCTCGGCGAGTCCCTGGGCGCCATCGACGTCGAGCGCGGCGCCAAGGTCTCCGGATCGCGTTTCTACTACCTCACCGGTGTCGGCGCCCTGCTGGAGCTCGCGCTCGTCAACGCCGCCATCGCGCAGGCCACCGAGGCCGGGTTCATCCCGATGCTCACCCCGGCGCTGGTCCGCCCGCGCGCCATGGAGGGCACCGGCTTCCTCGGCCAGGCCGCGGAGAACGTGTACCACCTGGAGGGCGACGACCTCTACCTGGTCGGCACCTCCGAGGTCCCGCTCGCCGCGTACCACATGGACGAGATCATCGACGCGGACAAGCTGCCGCTGCGCTACGCCGGTTTCTCCCCGTGCTTCCGCCGCGAGGCCGGCACGTACGGCAAGGACACCCGCGGCATCTTCCGCGTCCACCAGTTCGACAAGGTCGAGATGTTCTCGTACGTCGCGCCGGAGGAGGCCGAGGCCGAGCACCAGCGGCTCCTGGAGTGGGAGAAGCAGTGGCTGACCAGCCTCGAACTGCCCTTCCAGGTGATCGACGTGGCCACGGGCGACCTGGGCTCCTCCGCCTCCCGCAAGTTCGACTGCGAGGCGTGGATCCCCACCCAGGGCAAGTACCGCGAGCTGACCTCCGCCTCGAACTGTGACGGATTCCAGGCCCGCCGCCTGTCGGTCCGCTACCGCGAGGGCAAGAAGACCGCGCCGCTGTCCACGCTGAACGGCACCCTCTGCGCCGTCCCGCGCACGATCGTCGCGATCCTGGAGAACCACCAGCAGGCCGACGGCACGGTCCGGGTGCCCCCGGTGCTCCGTCCCTACCTGGGCGGCCGCGAATTCCTGGAGCCGATCTCCAAGTGA
- a CDS encoding HAD family hydrolase, producing the protein MSTAPFPYKLVATDLDGTLLRDDDTVSERTREALVAAGAAGAAHIIVTGRAVPWTRHVLDDLGYKGIAVCGQGAQVYDAGAHRLLTSVTLDRKLAALALEKIEAEVGPLALAASRDGVEGEVLFGPGYQVQEGLPAIYLEDTAEVWTDPLNKLYIQHPELDEDSLVEVARQTVGDLVGIVMAGPGVVEILPLGLSKATGLSLAARRLGVKAAETIAFGDMPNDIPMFGWAAHGVAMANAHAELKAVADEVTTSNQQDGIAVVLERLLGAA; encoded by the coding sequence GTGAGCACGGCCCCGTTCCCGTACAAGCTCGTCGCCACCGACCTCGACGGCACGCTCCTGCGTGATGACGACACCGTCTCGGAACGCACCCGTGAGGCGCTCGTCGCCGCGGGTGCGGCCGGCGCGGCGCACATCATCGTCACCGGCCGCGCCGTGCCCTGGACCCGGCACGTCCTCGACGACCTCGGCTACAAGGGCATCGCGGTCTGCGGACAGGGCGCGCAGGTCTACGACGCGGGCGCGCACCGGCTGCTGACCTCGGTGACGCTCGACCGGAAGCTGGCCGCCCTGGCGCTGGAGAAGATCGAGGCCGAGGTGGGTCCGCTGGCCCTGGCCGCCAGCCGGGACGGGGTCGAGGGCGAAGTCCTGTTCGGCCCCGGCTACCAGGTGCAGGAGGGCCTTCCGGCGATCTACCTGGAAGACACCGCCGAGGTCTGGACGGATCCGCTGAACAAGCTGTACATCCAGCACCCCGAGCTGGACGAGGACAGTCTCGTCGAGGTGGCCCGGCAGACCGTGGGCGATCTGGTCGGCATCGTCATGGCCGGTCCGGGTGTCGTGGAGATCCTGCCGCTCGGGCTGAGCAAGGCCACCGGCCTCTCGCTGGCCGCGCGCCGGCTGGGGGTGAAGGCGGCCGAGACGATCGCCTTCGGCGACATGCCCAACGACATCCCGATGTTCGGCTGGGCCGCGCACGGGGTGGCCATGGCCAATGCCCATGCGGAACTGAAGGCGGTCGCCGACGAGGTGACCACCTCCAACCAGCAGGACGGCATCGCGGTCGTCCTGGAGCGTCTGCTGGGCGCCGCGTAA
- a CDS encoding ABC transporter ATP-binding protein — translation MTVIATESLSKRYPRVTALDRLSLDIGPGVTGLVGANGAGKSTLIKILLGLSPATEGTAAVLGLDVATHGSAIRERVGYMPEHDCLPPDVSATEFVVHMARMSGLPPTAARERTADTLRHVGLYEERYRPIGGYSTGMKQRVKLAQALVHDPQLVLLDEPTNGLDPVGRDEMLGLIRRVYTDFGISVLVTSHLLGELERTCDHVVVVDGGKLLRSSSTSDFTQTTTTLAVEVTDSDTHPDGTAALRKALTEAGVVLHAGEEEGLPGAGHILLVEATGEATYDTVRDTVADLGIGLVRMEQRRHHIAEVFRDSDAAAAQAAAQSAQAAAWAATQQKGAGSDGA, via the coding sequence GTGACTGTCATCGCGACCGAAAGCCTGAGCAAGCGGTACCCCCGAGTGACCGCTCTCGACCGGCTCTCCCTGGACATCGGGCCCGGAGTAACCGGCCTCGTGGGCGCCAACGGAGCCGGCAAGTCCACGCTGATCAAGATTCTGCTGGGACTCTCCCCCGCCACCGAGGGCACCGCCGCGGTGCTCGGACTCGACGTAGCCACCCACGGCAGCGCCATCCGAGAACGCGTCGGCTACATGCCCGAGCACGACTGCCTGCCCCCCGACGTCTCGGCCACCGAGTTCGTCGTGCACATGGCGCGCATGTCCGGGCTCCCGCCGACCGCCGCACGCGAGCGCACCGCGGACACCCTGCGCCACGTGGGCCTGTACGAGGAGCGCTACCGCCCCATCGGCGGCTACTCCACGGGCATGAAGCAGCGCGTCAAGCTCGCCCAGGCACTGGTCCACGACCCGCAACTTGTCCTCCTCGACGAGCCCACCAACGGGCTCGACCCGGTCGGCCGCGACGAGATGCTCGGCCTGATCCGCCGCGTCTACACCGACTTCGGCATCTCGGTCCTGGTCACCTCCCACCTCCTCGGCGAGCTGGAGCGGACCTGCGACCACGTCGTGGTCGTCGACGGCGGCAAGCTGCTGCGCTCCAGCTCCACCAGCGACTTCACCCAGACCACCACCACCCTCGCGGTCGAGGTCACCGACTCCGACACCCACCCGGACGGCACCGCCGCCCTGCGCAAGGCACTCACCGAGGCCGGTGTCGTGCTGCACGCGGGAGAGGAGGAGGGCCTGCCCGGCGCCGGCCACATCCTCCTGGTCGAGGCCACCGGCGAGGCGACGTACGACACCGTCCGCGACACCGTCGCCGACCTCGGCATCGGCCTGGTCCGCATGGAACAGCGCCGCCACCACATCGCGGAGGTCTTCCGCGACAGCGACGCAGCGGCCGCTCAGGCCGCAGCCCAGTCCGCCCAGGCCGCCGCCTGGGCCGCCACCCAGCAGAAGGGAGCCGGTTCCGATGGCGCCTGA
- the efeB gene encoding iron uptake transporter deferrochelatase/peroxidase subunit, with the protein MTQNSETTENTTGTPDIEISRRRLLGTVGAAGAAGLALGAAGGALVHSAVAGTGTAGSGGAPGSLASLGSTRVAFDGEHQAGITTPLQAKGHVLAFDLAPGAARTEAAALMRRWSDTARRLTAGEAAPTADTGIALDAGPSSLTITFGFGHSFFDRTGLTARRPAALDPLPDFSSDRLDAQRSNGDLWVQIGADDGLVAFHALRALQKDAGDAARLRWQMNGFNRSPGATGTPMTARNLMGQVDGTNNPKPAEADFDKRIFVQGTVPAEHSWMVGGSYAVVRRIRMLLDHWDQQSVAQQEQVIGRTKATGAPLTGGEETTPMDLGKFGADGKPVIPSNAHARISAPAQNGGAAMLRRPFSFHDGTAPDGAPDAGLLFICWQADPARGFVPVQRKLDRGDALSEFIRHESSGLYAVPPGAGAGEYVGQRLLEG; encoded by the coding sequence GTGACCCAGAACAGTGAGACCACCGAGAACACCACGGGCACTCCCGATATCGAGATCTCCCGGCGCCGCCTGCTGGGCACCGTCGGCGCCGCGGGCGCCGCCGGGCTCGCGCTCGGCGCCGCCGGCGGAGCGCTCGTGCACTCCGCCGTGGCCGGCACCGGGACGGCCGGCTCCGGGGGCGCCCCGGGCAGCCTCGCCTCCCTCGGCTCCACCCGGGTCGCCTTCGACGGGGAGCACCAGGCCGGCATCACCACGCCCCTCCAGGCCAAGGGCCACGTCCTCGCCTTCGATCTGGCGCCGGGCGCCGCCCGTACCGAGGCCGCCGCCCTGATGCGCCGGTGGTCCGACACCGCCCGGCGGCTGACCGCCGGAGAGGCCGCGCCGACCGCCGACACCGGGATCGCCCTCGACGCCGGACCGTCCTCCCTCACCATCACCTTCGGCTTCGGCCACTCCTTCTTCGATCGCACCGGCCTCACCGCCCGGCGACCCGCCGCCCTGGATCCGCTGCCGGACTTCTCCTCGGACCGGCTCGACGCCCAGCGGAGCAACGGCGACCTGTGGGTCCAGATCGGCGCCGACGACGGGCTGGTCGCCTTCCACGCGCTGCGGGCCCTGCAGAAGGACGCCGGGGACGCCGCCCGCCTGCGCTGGCAGATGAACGGCTTCAACCGCTCTCCCGGCGCCACCGGCACCCCCATGACCGCGCGCAACCTCATGGGCCAGGTGGACGGCACGAACAACCCGAAGCCGGCCGAAGCCGATTTCGACAAGCGGATCTTCGTCCAGGGAACGGTGCCCGCCGAGCACTCCTGGATGGTGGGGGGCTCGTACGCCGTCGTACGCCGCATCCGCATGCTCCTCGACCACTGGGACCAGCAGTCGGTCGCCCAGCAGGAGCAGGTCATCGGCCGTACGAAGGCCACCGGCGCCCCGCTGACCGGGGGCGAGGAGACCACCCCAATGGACCTCGGCAAGTTCGGGGCCGACGGCAAGCCGGTCATCCCCTCCAACGCCCACGCCAGGATCTCCGCCCCGGCGCAGAACGGCGGGGCGGCGATGCTCCGGCGCCCCTTCTCCTTCCACGACGGGACGGCTCCCGACGGGGCGCCCGACGCGGGGCTCCTCTTCATCTGCTGGCAGGCCGACCCGGCGCGCGGTTTCGTCCCCGTGCAGCGCAAGCTCGACCGGGGCGACGCCCTGTCGGAGTTCATCCGGCACGAGTCCAGCGGCCTGTACGCGGTCCCGCCCGGCGCCGGTGCCGGGGAGTACGTGGGACAGCGGCTGCTCGAGGGATGA
- a CDS encoding ABC transporter permease subunit has product MYNPTVARLTYRALLGRRRALILLALPALLIVISIAVRAFTGLDDKVAADLLGGFALATMVPLIGVIAGTGAIGPEIDDGSIVYLLSKPVKRPTIIMTKLIVAIAVTMVFSAIPTLIAGFILNGNGQQIAVAYTVAALIASVAYSALFLLLGTVSRHAVVFGLVYALIWESLFGSLVDGAKTLSVQQWALALAQKVAGEGYVDATVGLPTAVILLVAVTVGATVYAGQRLRRLTLAGDE; this is encoded by the coding sequence ATGTACAACCCCACCGTTGCCCGGCTCACCTACCGGGCCCTGCTCGGCCGCCGCCGCGCGCTGATCCTCCTCGCGCTGCCCGCCCTGCTGATCGTCATCTCCATCGCCGTCCGCGCCTTCACGGGCCTGGACGACAAGGTCGCCGCCGACCTCCTCGGCGGATTCGCCCTGGCCACGATGGTCCCGCTGATCGGTGTCATCGCCGGAACCGGAGCCATCGGCCCGGAGATCGACGACGGCTCGATCGTCTACCTGCTCTCCAAGCCGGTGAAGCGCCCGACGATCATCATGACCAAGCTGATCGTCGCGATCGCCGTCACCATGGTCTTCTCCGCGATCCCCACCCTGATCGCCGGCTTCATCCTCAACGGCAACGGCCAGCAGATCGCCGTGGCCTACACCGTCGCCGCCCTCATCGCCTCGGTGGCCTACAGCGCCCTGTTCCTGCTGCTGGGCACCGTGAGCCGGCACGCGGTCGTCTTCGGCCTCGTCTACGCGCTGATCTGGGAGTCCCTCTTCGGCAGCCTGGTGGACGGTGCCAAGACCCTCAGCGTCCAGCAGTGGGCGCTCGCCCTCGCGCAGAAGGTCGCGGGCGAGGGGTACGTGGACGCCACCGTCGGGCTGCCCACCGCCGTGATCCTGCTCGTGGCGGTCACCGTCGGAGCCACCGTCTACGCCGGCCAGCGGCTCCGCCGCCTCACGCTGGCGGGCGACGAGTAG